The following proteins are co-located in the Blastopirellula marina genome:
- a CDS encoding acyltransferase family protein, producing the protein MIDFKYRADIDGLRAVAVILVLLFHADLGFTGGYIGVDVFFVISGFLITGLILKELEAGKFTLTSFWLRRIRRIIPAATVVVIGTFVAGYFLLLPGDYADFGKSVVAQQLMLSNFYFWQNTGYFDGAADLKPLLHTWSLAVEEQFYVIYPFLLLLLTRFRPQVVFYGLLLAILASLAMSEYGVRYHPSASYFLLPTRAWELMIGGIVCLLPKPTRVPSLMREAVSWVALCVMLGAGWFYTPTTPFPGMNALAPCLATSLLIYLNSLEFSSVSTLLARKSVVFVGLISYSLYLWHWPILSYLRYYHGQDLSIISSILALLTTFALSILSWRFIETPIRNKEYFLLPRKVVAATITMLVINVALGIVIQMSGIRSRFSEEFLAIVETPYAGHEYGAKGNISEGWTLPVIGDRRAVGKPRFTLWGDSYAKCVSGTIHELALKYHIKGLDAGLGGVPPLLDTWTGTENFEKANSFNRYVVEQSRKEGVHWLIMFAAWDIHVDGMSKLRDQYGGSSFDAFKRGFEKTVAEAEKSGIKIAVLMQPPYQAEHVPKQIARMQMGGHDGMFHGVSITEHRVFQERSRQFFESFGNRIVLLNAEASCFDQETGLSIIGKNISPYYSDSGHPSRDGAEVFLRPTLELFFSSHFDDKAHNVSRN; encoded by the coding sequence ATGATTGATTTTAAATACCGAGCCGACATCGATGGTTTGCGTGCCGTTGCAGTTATCCTCGTGTTGCTATTTCACGCCGATCTTGGCTTCACGGGAGGTTACATAGGAGTAGATGTGTTCTTTGTTATCTCGGGATTCTTGATCACAGGATTAATTCTAAAGGAGCTTGAAGCGGGGAAGTTTACACTCACCAGTTTTTGGTTGCGTCGGATTCGCAGGATTATTCCAGCTGCGACTGTAGTCGTAATTGGCACTTTTGTCGCAGGCTATTTTCTTTTATTGCCTGGCGACTACGCAGATTTCGGCAAGTCCGTTGTTGCACAGCAACTAATGCTTTCTAATTTTTACTTCTGGCAGAACACGGGTTATTTCGACGGTGCTGCCGACTTGAAGCCGCTATTGCACACATGGTCGCTAGCGGTGGAGGAACAGTTCTACGTCATATATCCATTCTTGCTCTTGCTATTGACGCGGTTTCGACCGCAAGTTGTATTCTATGGATTACTGCTGGCAATATTGGCTTCTTTGGCCATGAGTGAATACGGTGTTCGGTATCACCCCTCAGCTTCGTATTTTTTACTGCCAACTCGGGCGTGGGAGTTGATGATTGGTGGAATTGTCTGTCTTTTGCCCAAGCCGACACGAGTCCCGTCATTGATGAGAGAAGCAGTTAGTTGGGTTGCTTTGTGTGTGATGCTGGGGGCAGGATGGTTCTACACACCCACTACACCGTTCCCTGGAATGAATGCATTAGCTCCTTGCCTGGCTACCTCGCTGCTGATTTATCTGAATAGTCTCGAATTTTCCAGCGTTTCGACATTGCTCGCCAGAAAGTCTGTGGTGTTTGTTGGTCTCATAAGCTATTCGCTTTACCTATGGCACTGGCCGATTCTGAGCTATTTGCGTTATTACCACGGACAGGACCTTTCTATCATCTCTTCGATATTGGCGCTGCTTACAACATTCGCCTTGTCAATTCTCTCATGGCGATTTATTGAGACTCCGATTAGGAATAAGGAGTACTTTCTATTGCCTCGAAAGGTGGTCGCAGCGACTATCACAATGCTCGTCATCAACGTTGCCTTGGGAATTGTTATTCAAATGTCAGGCATCCGCTCTCGTTTCAGTGAGGAGTTTCTTGCTATCGTTGAGACTCCTTACGCGGGACATGAGTATGGAGCAAAGGGCAACATCAGTGAAGGATGGACTTTGCCTGTGATTGGTGATCGTAGGGCAGTTGGAAAACCTCGTTTCACGTTATGGGGCGACAGCTATGCAAAATGTGTATCGGGTACGATTCATGAGCTCGCATTAAAGTATCACATAAAGGGGCTCGATGCGGGCCTGGGTGGTGTACCTCCGTTACTTGACACATGGACGGGAACAGAAAACTTTGAAAAGGCGAACTCGTTTAATCGATATGTTGTAGAGCAAAGCCGGAAAGAAGGCGTTCACTGGCTTATCATGTTCGCGGCTTGGGACATACATGTCGATGGTATGTCAAAATTGCGTGATCAATATGGAGGCAGTTCGTTTGATGCGTTCAAAAGAGGCTTTGAAAAGACGGTCGCAGAAGCAGAGAAATCGGGAATCAAAATCGCGGTATTGATGCAGCCCCCATATCAAGCAGAACACGTTCCCAAGCAGATCGCTCGAATGCAGATGGGCGGTCATGACGGAATGTTTCATGGCGTATCCATAACCGAGCACCGTGTGTTTCAGGAACGGTCTCGGCAGTTTTTTGAAAGCTTCGGAAATCGAATAGTATTGTTGAATGCCGAAGCTTCATGTTTCGATCAAGAAACAGGTCTGAGTATCATTGGTAAAAATATCAGCCCATACTATTCCGATTCTGGGCATCCTTCACGAGATGGCGCTGAGGTGTTCTTAAGACCTACACTCGAACTGTTTTTCTCTTCACACTTTGATGACAAGGCCCACAATGTTTCACGAAATTAG
- the katG gene encoding catalase/peroxidase HPI encodes MPKITHFKRAVASCAMLCFASTAFGDDARLAPSHGADAPAGSKCPVTGAINFFTAAAAAANTSGDKSPEAAMDHSMRGTTNRDWWPNQLDLGILRQNAPMSNPMGEKFDYAEEFNKLDLEAVKKDIKALMTDSQEWWPADYGHYGPLFIRMAWHSAGTYRVTDGRGGASDGTQRFAPLNSWPDNANLDKARRLLWPIKQKYGKKISWADLMVLTGNCALESMGFETFGFAGGREDVWEPQQDIYWGPENEWLGGKRYEVENGDLENPLGATQMGLIYVNPEGPKGEPNPMEAAKAIRETFGRMAMNDEETVALIAGGHTFGKAHGAAPPANHVGPEPEAASIEMMGLGWKNNLGSGNGDDTITSGLEGAWTTTPAQWSHEYFDNLYGFDWEVTKGPGGANQWKPKNKAGEGTVPDAHDPNKSHAPMMFTTDIALKTDPAYAKISKRFHEHPEEFEKAFAKAWYKLTHRDMGPHSRCLGPEVPEPQIWQDPVPVADYDMIDDKDIDALKSKILAADISVSDLVSTAWASAASFRASDNRGGANGARIRLAPQKDWEANDPEIAAAVVSKLENIQKEFNEAQTGNKQVSVADLIVLGGCAAVEKAAKDAGHDVSVPFSPGRTDATDEMTDVESFAPLEPTADGFRNYLASGHRQPAEKLLVDKANLLNLTAPEMTVLVGGLRVLNANTGDSPHGVLTDSPETLTNDFFVNILDMGTTWSKSADDENIYVAKDRKTGESKWTGTRVDLIFGSNSELRALSEVYGSEDAKEKFVHDFVAAWNKVMNLDRFDLDPADKPGDLL; translated from the coding sequence ATGCCTAAAATTACTCATTTCAAACGCGCCGTAGCGAGTTGTGCGATGCTCTGCTTCGCCTCAACCGCCTTCGGTGACGACGCGCGTCTCGCTCCTTCCCACGGTGCCGATGCACCAGCGGGAAGTAAGTGTCCAGTTACTGGTGCCATCAACTTCTTTACAGCCGCCGCTGCCGCAGCAAACACCTCTGGCGATAAGAGCCCAGAAGCAGCGATGGATCACAGCATGCGAGGCACAACCAACCGCGATTGGTGGCCGAACCAGCTGGATCTTGGGATTCTTCGCCAGAATGCTCCGATGAGCAACCCAATGGGCGAAAAGTTCGACTACGCCGAAGAATTTAACAAGCTCGATTTGGAAGCCGTCAAAAAGGACATCAAGGCTTTAATGACGGATTCGCAAGAATGGTGGCCAGCCGATTATGGGCACTATGGTCCGCTGTTCATTCGCATGGCTTGGCACAGCGCTGGGACCTACCGCGTGACCGATGGCCGCGGTGGTGCGTCCGACGGCACGCAAAGATTCGCTCCGCTCAACAGCTGGCCTGACAACGCGAACCTTGATAAAGCACGTCGTTTGCTGTGGCCTATCAAGCAGAAGTATGGCAAGAAGATCTCGTGGGCCGACTTGATGGTGTTGACCGGCAACTGCGCTTTGGAGTCGATGGGCTTCGAGACCTTTGGCTTTGCGGGTGGTCGGGAAGACGTCTGGGAACCTCAACAAGACATCTATTGGGGTCCAGAAAACGAGTGGCTCGGCGGCAAGCGTTATGAAGTCGAGAACGGTGATCTTGAAAACCCACTCGGTGCCACGCAAATGGGTTTGATCTACGTCAACCCAGAAGGACCTAAGGGGGAACCCAATCCGATGGAAGCCGCCAAGGCCATCCGAGAAACATTCGGCCGTATGGCAATGAACGATGAAGAGACCGTCGCGCTGATCGCTGGGGGACATACGTTTGGCAAGGCTCACGGTGCCGCACCTCCAGCCAACCACGTTGGACCAGAACCAGAAGCAGCCAGCATCGAGATGATGGGGCTGGGTTGGAAAAACAACCTCGGCAGTGGTAATGGTGACGATACGATCACCAGTGGATTGGAAGGTGCCTGGACGACCACGCCTGCTCAATGGTCGCACGAGTACTTTGACAACCTGTATGGATTCGACTGGGAAGTAACCAAAGGTCCAGGTGGTGCTAATCAGTGGAAGCCGAAAAACAAGGCAGGCGAAGGTACTGTGCCGGATGCACACGATCCGAACAAGTCGCACGCTCCGATGATGTTCACGACCGACATCGCGTTGAAGACCGACCCAGCATATGCCAAGATCTCGAAGCGATTCCACGAGCATCCAGAAGAATTCGAGAAGGCTTTCGCCAAGGCTTGGTACAAGCTAACGCACCGTGATATGGGTCCTCATTCCCGCTGCCTCGGCCCGGAAGTGCCAGAACCACAAATCTGGCAAGATCCTGTCCCAGTGGCCGACTACGATATGATCGATGACAAGGATATCGACGCACTTAAGAGCAAGATCTTGGCAGCTGACATCTCGGTCTCGGACTTGGTCTCCACCGCTTGGGCTTCGGCTGCCAGTTTCCGTGCCTCTGATAATCGGGGTGGTGCCAACGGTGCCCGTATTCGCCTGGCTCCCCAGAAGGATTGGGAAGCGAATGATCCTGAAATCGCCGCTGCCGTCGTCTCGAAGCTGGAGAACATCCAGAAGGAATTCAACGAGGCTCAAACTGGCAACAAGCAGGTTTCCGTGGCGGACTTGATTGTCCTGGGTGGCTGTGCCGCCGTCGAAAAAGCGGCCAAGGACGCCGGCCACGACGTCTCTGTTCCGTTCAGCCCTGGCCGGACCGATGCGACCGACGAAATGACCGATGTCGAATCGTTCGCTCCGCTGGAACCAACCGCAGATGGTTTCCGGAACTACCTGGCATCAGGCCATCGCCAACCAGCGGAAAAACTGTTGGTCGACAAGGCGAACCTCCTGAACTTGACCGCTCCAGAAATGACCGTCTTGGTGGGTGGACTCCGCGTTCTCAACGCCAACACTGGCGATTCGCCACACGGGGTTTTAACCGATTCGCCAGAAACCCTGACCAATGATTTCTTTGTGAACATTTTGGATATGGGTACCACTTGGTCGAAGTCGGCGGACGACGAAAACATCTACGTCGCCAAAGATCGTAAGACAGGCGAATCGAAGTGGACCGGTACGCGGGTCGATTTGATCTTTGGCTCGAACTCCGAACTGCGTGCTTTGTCAGAAGTTTACGGTAGCGAAGATGCGAAAGAGAAGTTCGTTCACGATTTTGTGGCGGCCTGGAATAAGGTGATGAACCTCGACCGGTTCGACCTCGATCCGGCGGACAAACCCGGTGATTTGCTGTAA
- a CDS encoding nicotinate-nucleotide adenylyltransferase — MLENTTGKTLDTHQKALSVNLDNRRYGTFAEIGAGQEVVRWFFRVGGAAGTIAKSMSAYDMQVSDAIYGRAARYVCRERLQAMLDQEHALNIERLTEARGETSTFFAFADTVAARGYRGGSDCHGWMGIKFQAHPRDEDSQIILHVRMLDNEMALQQEALGIVGVNLVYGAFAYHHEPEMLVDSLLDGLSTSRIEIDMIEFSGIAFRRVDNRLMSLKLVELGLSGAAMFAANGEVLQPSEFLYRKPILVERGSFRPVCNVNVDMLRSANEKFSELPEVKGKNVAQIMEITMRNLKAEGEIDRRDFLARADVMAACGMNVLISDYFEYYRLAAYLARYTKEKIAITMGAASLVQLFDEKYYTQLDGGILESFGRLFKNDLKIYCYPLKNRETGELTTCENLEIKPELKQLYGYLMERGGISDLDNYDPECLSIFSRDVLRKIGECDPSWENMVPDTVAAVIKKRKFFDYQCEEDQCRSR; from the coding sequence ATGCTCGAAAACACAACTGGTAAGACTCTCGATACCCATCAGAAGGCTCTCAGCGTTAACTTAGATAACCGACGCTACGGAACCTTCGCGGAAATTGGTGCTGGTCAGGAAGTCGTCCGGTGGTTTTTCCGCGTTGGCGGAGCTGCTGGCACCATCGCCAAGAGTATGTCGGCTTACGATATGCAAGTGAGCGATGCCATTTATGGGCGAGCCGCTCGTTACGTTTGCCGCGAACGCTTGCAAGCGATGCTCGATCAAGAGCACGCGCTGAACATCGAACGTTTGACCGAAGCTCGCGGCGAAACGAGCACTTTCTTCGCCTTCGCCGATACCGTGGCTGCCCGTGGATACCGCGGCGGCAGCGATTGCCATGGTTGGATGGGTATCAAGTTTCAAGCTCACCCGCGCGACGAAGATAGCCAGATCATTCTGCACGTTCGCATGCTTGATAACGAGATGGCCCTGCAGCAGGAAGCACTTGGAATTGTCGGTGTGAATCTAGTTTATGGTGCGTTTGCTTATCATCACGAACCAGAAATGCTGGTCGATTCGCTGCTCGACGGTCTGTCGACCTCGCGCATCGAAATCGACATGATCGAATTCTCAGGCATTGCGTTCCGCCGTGTCGATAACCGCCTGATGAGTTTGAAGCTGGTCGAACTCGGACTCAGCGGCGCGGCTATGTTCGCAGCCAATGGCGAAGTATTGCAGCCATCGGAATTCCTCTACCGCAAACCGATCTTGGTCGAACGTGGTAGTTTCCGTCCAGTCTGTAACGTCAATGTCGATATGTTACGGAGTGCCAACGAGAAGTTTTCGGAACTTCCCGAGGTTAAGGGGAAGAACGTCGCTCAGATCATGGAAATCACCATGCGGAATCTGAAGGCCGAGGGCGAAATCGATCGCCGCGACTTCCTGGCCCGCGCTGACGTAATGGCGGCTTGCGGTATGAATGTGTTGATTTCCGACTATTTCGAGTATTACCGCTTAGCAGCCTATCTAGCGCGTTACACCAAAGAGAAGATCGCTATCACGATGGGGGCCGCAAGCTTGGTCCAGTTGTTCGACGAGAAGTATTACACTCAACTTGACGGCGGCATTCTAGAATCGTTTGGACGATTGTTTAAGAACGACTTGAAGATCTACTGCTACCCGCTGAAGAATCGCGAGACGGGCGAACTAACGACTTGCGAGAACCTGGAAATCAAGCCTGAGCTTAAACAACTCTACGGCTACTTGATGGAACGTGGCGGGATCAGCGACCTGGACAACTATGATCCCGAATGCTTGTCGATTTTCTCGCGCGACGTCTTGCGAAAGATTGGCGAATGTGATCCATCGTGGGAAAACATGGTTCCCGATACGGTCGCCGCCGTGATCAAAAAACGAAAGTTCTTCGACTACCAATGCGAAGAAGACCAGTGCCGCTCCCGGTAG
- a CDS encoding HAD family hydrolase, translating into MQRPNRLSLWLFSLTLVALISVPIRAAEPLASWNDSAAKEAIIEFVKTVTDKDSSGYVAPEDRIATFDNDGTLWTEHPMYTQMAFAFDRVRTLAPQHPEWKTQQPFKAVLENDLKAVAASGKKGLVELIVATHTGITTEEFEAIVTDWFKTARHPRFKRPYTECNYLPMLELLQYLRANEFKTFIVSGGGIEFMRPMTMEVYGIPAEQVVGTTIATKFEMKDGKPILMRLPEINFVDDKAGKPVGINQFIGKRPIASFGNSAGDREMLQWCSAGTGPSLKMLVFHDDAKREYAYGPANGLPDSPFGTFPQDLMDEAKESGWVVISMKNDWKTIFAPEKE; encoded by the coding sequence ATGCAGCGTCCCAATCGATTGTCACTTTGGCTATTCAGTCTTACTCTGGTTGCTCTTATTTCGGTGCCAATACGTGCGGCCGAGCCACTCGCTTCGTGGAACGATTCCGCTGCGAAAGAAGCCATTATCGAATTCGTAAAGACGGTGACCGACAAAGATTCGAGCGGTTACGTCGCTCCGGAAGATCGGATTGCCACGTTCGACAATGATGGGACCTTGTGGACCGAACACCCGATGTACACCCAGATGGCGTTCGCCTTCGATCGCGTGCGTACATTGGCCCCACAGCACCCGGAGTGGAAAACGCAGCAACCGTTCAAAGCAGTTCTTGAAAACGACCTTAAGGCCGTCGCCGCATCGGGAAAGAAAGGCCTGGTCGAGTTGATCGTGGCGACACACACGGGGATCACCACCGAAGAGTTTGAGGCAATCGTGACCGATTGGTTTAAGACGGCTCGTCACCCCCGCTTCAAACGCCCATATACCGAATGCAATTATCTTCCAATGTTGGAACTTCTGCAGTACCTGCGGGCGAATGAATTCAAAACATTCATCGTCTCGGGCGGGGGCATCGAGTTCATGCGTCCGATGACGATGGAGGTTTACGGTATTCCCGCTGAACAGGTCGTCGGTACCACCATCGCAACAAAATTCGAAATGAAAGATGGCAAGCCAATCCTAATGCGTTTGCCGGAAATTAACTTTGTCGACGACAAAGCTGGCAAGCCAGTCGGAATCAACCAATTTATTGGCAAACGTCCGATTGCATCGTTCGGTAACTCAGCCGGCGACCGCGAGATGCTACAGTGGTGCTCTGCTGGTACCGGCCCTAGTTTGAAGATGTTGGTCTTCCACGACGATGCCAAGCGAGAATACGCGTATGGCCCAGCAAACGGTCTGCCAGACTCCCCCTTCGGCACCTTTCCTCAAGACTTAATGGACGAAGCCAAAGAAAGCGGGTGGGTAGTGATCAGCATGAAGAACGATTGGAAGACGATCTTTGCGCCGGAGAAAGAATAA
- a CDS encoding arylsulfatase, which translates to MRISAWRYLCMLLIAATAIASTATTTYGQAKKPNILFIVSDDTGYGDLGPYGGGVGRGMPTPNIDRMAAEGMTFFSFYAQPSCTPGRAAMQTGRIPNRSGMTTVAFQGQGGGLPAAEWTLASVLKQAGYKTYFTGKWHLGEADYALPNAQGYDVMEHCFLYHCNAYTYGDPTWFPDMDPKLREMFDKVTKGSLSGKAGEPAKQDWKVNGQYVDTPEKGVVGIPFMDKYVEKSGIEFLEDAAKTPNQPFFININFMKVHQPNLPAPEYEHKSLSKSKYADSVFELDSRIGNIMNKLRELKLDQNTLVFYTTDNGAWQDVYPDAGYTPFRGTKGTVREGGNRVPAIAIWPGKIKEGVKNHDIVGGLDLMATFAAAAGLKLPEKDREGEPIVFDSYDMTPVLTGEGKSERTSWFYFTENELTPGAARVGNYKAVFNLRGDDGAPTGGLAVDTNLGWKGADKYVATVPQVFDLWADPQERYDIFMNNFTERTWTMVTINESIQKLMKTYVKYPPRKLQSETYTGPITLSDYQRFKYVREALEKNGVTIPLPTGN; encoded by the coding sequence ATGAGAATCTCCGCGTGGCGTTATCTTTGCATGCTGCTTATCGCAGCGACGGCAATCGCCAGTACAGCCACAACCACGTACGGCCAAGCCAAGAAGCCGAACATCTTATTCATTGTATCGGACGATACTGGTTACGGTGACTTGGGACCTTACGGGGGTGGCGTGGGCCGCGGCATGCCCACACCGAACATCGATCGTATGGCGGCGGAAGGGATGACCTTCTTTTCGTTTTACGCGCAACCAAGCTGCACGCCTGGCCGCGCTGCGATGCAAACCGGACGCATTCCCAATCGCAGTGGGATGACGACGGTTGCCTTCCAAGGGCAGGGGGGCGGACTACCGGCCGCTGAATGGACGCTTGCTTCCGTATTGAAACAAGCAGGCTACAAAACGTACTTCACCGGCAAGTGGCACTTGGGTGAAGCGGACTACGCACTGCCCAACGCGCAAGGTTACGACGTGATGGAGCACTGCTTCCTGTATCACTGCAACGCGTACACGTACGGTGATCCGACTTGGTTCCCCGATATGGATCCGAAGCTGCGTGAGATGTTCGACAAAGTGACCAAAGGCTCGCTATCTGGTAAGGCCGGCGAACCTGCCAAGCAAGATTGGAAAGTCAACGGCCAGTATGTCGACACGCCCGAGAAAGGGGTCGTGGGGATTCCTTTCATGGATAAGTATGTCGAAAAGTCGGGCATCGAGTTCCTGGAAGACGCCGCGAAGACGCCCAATCAGCCGTTCTTCATCAACATCAACTTTATGAAGGTTCACCAGCCGAACCTGCCAGCTCCGGAATACGAGCACAAGTCGCTCTCGAAGTCGAAGTATGCGGACTCGGTATTCGAGCTCGACTCCCGTATCGGCAACATCATGAACAAGCTACGTGAACTGAAGCTTGATCAGAATACGCTTGTGTTTTACACGACCGATAATGGTGCCTGGCAAGATGTTTACCCCGATGCTGGCTACACGCCATTCCGCGGCACCAAGGGTACCGTGCGTGAAGGTGGTAACCGTGTTCCGGCGATCGCAATATGGCCTGGCAAGATCAAAGAAGGGGTCAAAAACCACGACATCGTCGGTGGTTTGGACTTGATGGCCACCTTCGCCGCTGCGGCTGGTTTGAAGCTGCCAGAGAAGGATCGCGAAGGGGAACCGATCGTATTCGATAGTTACGATATGACCCCAGTCCTGACCGGCGAAGGCAAATCGGAACGCACTTCGTGGTTCTACTTCACCGAAAACGAACTGACGCCTGGTGCAGCTCGTGTCGGCAATTACAAGGCGGTCTTCAACCTTCGTGGTGACGATGGCGCACCAACCGGCGGTTTGGCAGTCGACACGAATCTGGGCTGGAAAGGGGCGGACAAGTACGTCGCAACCGTTCCTCAAGTTTTCGATTTGTGGGCAGACCCGCAAGAACGTTACGATATCTTCATGAACAACTTCACGGAACGTACCTGGACGATGGTAACGATTAACGAATCGATCCAGAAGTTGATGAAGACGTATGTTAAATACCCGCCACGTAAGCTACAGAGTGAAACGTACACTGGGCCTATTACCCTTTCCGATTACCAACGGTTCAAGTATGTCCGAGAAGCGTTGGAAAAGAACGGCGTTACGATTCCATTACCAACGGGTAACTAA
- a CDS encoding helix-turn-helix domain-containing protein translates to MKILCQERSIHSFDPEVLIDVVANTGFDQRLLRGGQFSGSLSRIALPNLRIDKGCYTLPCFARGSASSQWVMVGMTFTAEQSAWVNGRDTYFDDFQLYAENAAVDYRTVPDSPWVALQVARDWLQVQAIELTGREIPYPQHGFQNVVVPRWAAMQLRAEIEALIVSQRDLPLEQMNLTADRWERRLVTTLVAALSHATPDRPSLDMQTRRKKQLMEAVEHYLIHHITEDVRLEDLVRFTGTEERSLQRHCGEIYGLTPKQLLGIVRLNLIRGELLRPENKYAKVRTIAQKWGIRHQGRFAARYEELFGEKPSETTPRFVKM, encoded by the coding sequence ATGAAGATTTTGTGTCAGGAGCGTTCGATACATTCTTTCGATCCGGAAGTTTTGATTGATGTGGTTGCCAATACCGGCTTCGATCAACGTTTGCTGCGGGGTGGTCAGTTTTCTGGTAGTCTCTCACGAATCGCTCTGCCAAACTTGCGCATCGATAAGGGATGTTACACACTACCTTGCTTCGCGCGCGGATCGGCGTCTTCCCAATGGGTCATGGTTGGCATGACGTTTACGGCCGAGCAATCCGCTTGGGTGAACGGACGGGATACCTATTTTGACGACTTCCAGCTCTATGCTGAAAATGCGGCCGTCGATTATCGAACCGTGCCAGACTCGCCCTGGGTTGCATTGCAAGTAGCACGCGATTGGTTGCAAGTTCAGGCAATAGAGCTCACCGGACGCGAAATCCCATATCCGCAGCATGGCTTTCAAAATGTTGTGGTGCCACGCTGGGCCGCCATGCAACTACGAGCAGAAATCGAGGCGCTAATTGTTAGCCAACGTGATCTACCGCTCGAGCAGATGAACTTGACCGCTGACCGATGGGAACGACGTCTTGTTACGACATTGGTCGCAGCCCTTTCCCATGCAACACCCGACCGGCCTTCGCTCGATATGCAAACCCGGCGAAAAAAACAATTAATGGAAGCGGTCGAGCATTACCTGATCCACCACATTACGGAAGACGTTCGGCTCGAGGACTTGGTCCGGTTTACGGGAACGGAAGAACGTAGCCTGCAACGTCACTGTGGCGAGATCTATGGATTGACGCCAAAACAGTTACTCGGGATCGTCCGGCTCAACCTGATCCGGGGCGAACTTCTTCGGCCTGAGAACAAGTATGCCAAAGTCCGGACGATCGCTCAGAAATGGGGCATCCGACATCAAGGGCGCTTCGCCGCACGTTACGAGGAACTGTTCGGCGAGAAACCAAGCGAGACGACGCCGCGATTCGTTAAGATGTGA
- a CDS encoding Rrf2 family transcriptional regulator, with protein sequence MISKTAEYALRAVAAMAAQKGLPASANFLSEKTKVPRRYLNRVLQDLAAASLVRSRPGPGGGYELAGSLDAITILDVINAVSPLQRIRECPLGLLTHTELCPLHAELDKSYAAAEAAFRGVTMRQLLDSTSPIVPLCDVS encoded by the coding sequence ATGATCTCAAAAACGGCCGAATATGCGCTCCGCGCGGTTGCCGCCATGGCTGCCCAGAAAGGGCTGCCGGCATCGGCCAATTTTCTTTCCGAGAAGACGAAAGTACCTCGGCGTTACCTCAATCGCGTGTTGCAAGACTTGGCAGCCGCCTCACTCGTGCGATCACGTCCCGGACCTGGCGGAGGCTACGAACTGGCTGGCTCGCTTGATGCGATCACGATTCTAGATGTCATCAACGCGGTCTCGCCTCTGCAACGAATTCGCGAATGTCCGCTAGGGCTGCTGACCCACACCGAACTTTGCCCACTGCATGCCGAGCTCGATAAATCGTATGCGGCCGCGGAAGCCGCGTTTCGCGGGGTAACGATGCGCCAATTGTTGGACTCGACTAGTCCGATTGTTCCTCTGTGCGACGTTTCGTAA
- a CDS encoding cupin domain-containing protein, which yields MKLSPSACEVITVGDFDQRCASSQLDVLLKSSRLRVIRVALAAGASLKEHTAPGELLVQCMQGKVAMTLPHRKQVLVPGQLIHVPDRLPHAVEAIEDSQLLLTIVVDS from the coding sequence ATGAAGTTAAGTCCCTCTGCTTGCGAAGTAATCACCGTTGGCGATTTCGACCAGCGTTGTGCTTCGTCGCAACTTGATGTGCTATTGAAATCGAGTCGTCTGCGAGTGATTCGCGTTGCTTTGGCGGCCGGCGCGTCGTTAAAAGAGCACACCGCCCCAGGCGAACTACTGGTTCAATGCATGCAGGGGAAAGTCGCGATGACCCTGCCGCATCGAAAGCAGGTGCTCGTGCCAGGTCAATTGATTCACGTGCCAGATCGCTTGCCACATGCGGTGGAGGCAATCGAAGATTCCCAACTGTTATTGACGATCGTGGTAGATTCCTAG